In the genome of Aequorivita sp. H23M31, the window TATCAACTCCACCATTCCTTAAATGAACTGCATAAAGTACAAAAGATAATAGTCGGTGGTGGTGCGATTTCGAGAGAACTTGAAAACGAACTTCAAAATGTGGATACCACGATGTTCGCAACTTATGGAATGACTGAAACAATAAGTCACATAGCAGTGCGTGGTTTAAACGGGAAACAGGCGTCCACAATTTTCCAAGCTCTGCCTGGCGTTAAATTTACCCAAAACGAGGAAAGATGTCTTCAGATTCACGCGCCCGCCATTTCCGAGGAAATAGTTATAACCAATGATGTGGTAGATTTAGTTTCCACTACCTCATTTAAACTTTTGGGAAGGAATGACAATGTGATTAACAGTGGTGGAGTAAAGATTCATCCTGAAATTGTAGAACAAAAATTATCGTATTGTTTAAATAAACCCTTCTTTATTTCCTCAGAAAAAGATCCGCTTTTGGGAGAACGGGTAGTCTTGGTTATCGAAAGTAAGGAACCAATTAGCATAGAAACTTTTTCGGAGATTTTTGAAAAACTTGACCTCTACGAAAAACCAAAAAAAATTCTGATTTCGCCTCAGTTTATTTATACCGAAACTGGAAAGATTCGTCGTCAGATTGTTTTAAAAAATCTTATCGGGTCCAAAGATTGATCTCATTCTATTTTAAAATCACGCATATTTATTCTCTTTACACCACTTATTGATGTCCTGTATACCAATATAACATAATAGGATTGGGAAGTAAACACAATCTCCAGACTTATTATATTTCTGTTCGCGTTACTATATGCCAATTTTTTAAAGGGTATTCTACATTTATTCTTTAAGGTGTAAATTATCTAATATATAGTCTATAATAAGCGGAGGGTTATATTGCTACTTAACATTAATTTAAGTATTTTTAGAACATCTTAACTAAAAACTTTTTAATTATGAAGAGAATTACCATTCTAAGCATTATTGTTGGCCTCTTTTCGTTGACGATGAATGCCCAATTTATCCAGTCCAATGCGCCGGATTCTCGAGCAAGGACTACGGATGTTCAAAATCCGAACCAAGAGGGCTCCATTCAGGAGTTACTATCAAGGTATCAAAGCCTTGGAAAACAATCTGGGTCTATTTCCCAGTTTTTCACTAAAGATGAGCAAAAAGCTTTACGTTCTTATTTTAACTCCCAGAAAGGTACAACACCAGCAATGGGTATTCGGGATGCCGGAAACGGAAATTCCCAAAGATCTGCTCAGTTGCCCGCGGCTTACTACAATTCGGGACAATCGGCTACGATGGAAGTAGTTGAGGGAAGAACAGTGACTTCGCAATTCGACGCACAATCCATTATTCCATTTACCGGGGTTTCTTTCGCTCCCCGGGGCAGCCTAGTTCCTGAGTTGCTATATGATAATGGTCCTCATTTTAACATAGCAGGTCCGCCGAAAGTTAGTCGTTTGGAAGATTTGAGTTTAGGTATGGGCACCTTCGGTTCTGCTTGTAACTCGGGTGGTCCTTTTACTATTGCCGACGACTTCGTTCTTTCTGCTGATGCTGAAATTACTACTATGGATTTCTACGCATATCAGACTAATTCCGCGCCTCCTACTGTTAATGCCGTATATATAAAGATATGGAACGGAGATCCAAGTAATGGAGGTTCTGTGGTTTGGGGCGATATGACTACTAATAGGCATGCGGGTACAGTTTCAAGTAATGTATATAGACAATTGGAAAGTGCGCCTGGTAATACTTCTAGGGAAATCCAGTTGGTAACTGCCAATACTCCAGGTCTTTCCCTGGACGCAGGAACTTACTGGGTTGAATTTATGTTTGGGGGTACTGGCTCTTCAGGCCCGTGGGCACCACCAATCGTAATATTGGGAAGTTCCACAACGGGGAATGCTATTCAAAGTAATGCCGGTGTTTGGAGTCCTTTAGTAGATGTGGGACCTCAAGGTATGCCATTTCAAATTTATGGAACCCCAGCTGGAGGAGGTGCGACATTTCCAGAACCTTATTGTGGTCCTATAACTTATAGCAGTGATGTGGAACCCATTACGTTAGTGGAAGTAGCAGGGATCAGCAACAGAACCAGTGGTGACATAAATGGCACTCCCGCCCATGAAGATTTTACCAGTATTATTGGTAACATGGAAGAAGGAGAAAGCTATACAATAGCTTTGGAAGGAAATACAAATGGTGGTTTTACGTGTAGTTTTACTGTATTTATAGACTGGAACCAAGATGGGATCTTAGATAATGATACAGAAAGATATGAAATTGGGACTATTAATGGTTCCACAGGTAATGACGGTCAGCAGGCTACAGGAACGATAGTTGTTCCGGCAGGAGTTGCTGAGGGACCAACTAGAATGAGAGTTATGAAAAGATTCGGTTCTACTTATGTGCCGGATTCCTGTACCGGAGGTTCGGGATGGGGGCAATCAGAGGATTATACTATTGATGTTACCGCAAATGGTGGTGACCCAGGCGGAACTGCCTGCAGCCAAAATAATCCAGCGAATGGCTTTGAAAACGGTTTTACCACTTCAAAAAATCAATCGCAACTTATGGCCACCGATATAAATGTTCCAGCCGACACCGATTTTACAATGAACAAAATAACTGTGGAGATCTGGTCAAATCCTGGTACCACAGTAACTTCGGCGGATATTACTTTTTATGACAATGCTGGTGGTACTCCGGGAGCGACGCGAGGTACTCAATTGGCTGTTGCTCCAACATCTTCAACAGTGGTAGGAAGTAATTTTGGTTTCGATATTTCGGAAGTGGTTTTTAACATCACTCCCGAAATGTTACCAGGAGAAGCGGGGTCAACTAAGGTGTATTGGGTAAGTTTATATTTGGATATGCCTTCTGGAAGTGGTTATCTGGGTGGAACATCGAATATTGTAGGACTACAAAACGCATATTCCGCAGATGCCGGAGTTACTTGGAATACAAATGGAGGTTGGGATTCAGTTTATGTTTTTGAGGGTATATGCGAAACAGAAGGTGGAACTACACCGGGACCTTTAACTACGGTTTATGGAATTGACAATGCCACTCAAGATCTAATTGGTTTTGGAACGTCAGATCCCCAGAACGCGGAAATTTTTGGTACTTCGCCAATAACCGTGAATTTTGAGAACGCGGGTGCGATAGACCCTGCAAACCCTACTACTGGTTACGTTCTTGATAATGGTGGCCAGTTTTTCTCATTCGATGTAACTAGCGGGTTCTATACCGCGCTGGGAAGTATTGCCGGAGACTGGGTTGGGATGGAGTTTGATCAAAATACAGGTATCCTATATGCTATTAAGAGTGAATCATTATATACTATTGATCCAGTGGCTCTTACCGCTACCTTAGTGGGATCATTTGGCTTGCCTTCAAACGCTCTGTCTATATCTCTTGCTATTGACGGTGCTGGAGTTGGATATATACATGACCTTGGTGACGATTTACTATACTCGGTTAATTTAGCAACTGGAGCTGCAACCGCAATTGGAAGTACAGGATTTGATGCCAACTTCGGTCAAGGTATGTGTTATGATCCCACAACGGATACGGTTTATATGTCTGCTTTTAATTCTACGACTTTTATGGCAGAATGGCGCTCCGTTAATACCACAACAGGTATGACGACCTTGATTGCACCAATGACTACTGTTAATGATACATCTCCACAAGTTGCTTGGTCTTCTGTAGGAGAAACTCTGGATCCGCCAACGTGTCCGAAGCCAACATTCCTAACGGTTACAGATATTACGGAAACCTCAGCTACTCTTAATTGGGTGGCAGAGCCAAATGCGAGTAATGGTTATATTTGGTACGTATTCGGTCAAGGTGCGAACCCTATGACGGATACACCTGTTGCAACTGGTACAACTCCAGCAGGAACTACAACAGCGACTGCTACTGGTCTTGAAAATGCTAGTAGCTACGATTTCTATGTTGTTGCCGATTGTGGTGCATCAGATGGCTTAAGTGCTTATGCTGGCCCCGTGACATTTAGTACTTTAATAACTCCTCCAGCTTGTGGTGGAAAATTCTACGACACAGGAGGACCAGATGGAAATTATGGCAATAATGAAAATGTTACTACAGTGATCATGCCAGATAATCCAGGAGATTTTGTAACAGTAACATTCCTCAGCTTTAATGTGGAAGCAAACTGGGATGCCTTATATGTATATGACGGACCGGATGCTAACTCTCCGATGATTGCAAGTGGAAATCCCGCCACAAACAGTGGGTTCCCTGCAGGTGGTTATTATGGAACTACTATTCCAGGTCCATTCAGTTCCACTCATGAAAGTGGGGCGTTAACTTTTGTATTTAGAAGTGAAAGTTCCTTTACCTATTCTGGTTGGGAGGCTGATGTAACTTGCGCTATGTATCCACCACCGAACGATAAAATTGTAAATTCAATCGATGTGGGTGCAATTGGGTTTCCTTATACCGATCCTGCGGTAAGAATGCCTGCGGCTACTCCTGAAAATGGCAGTCCGGAGGATTGTGACTTAACGGGAGCTTATGGGGTTTGGTACCATTTTACCACCACAGGTGACGGATCTGCAAATGCTAATATCGTAACTCCAGCGGGTGCAAGCAATGTCACATTTTATACCGCACCAGGTCCAGGGGCCATCGAGACGGATTTAGTTCGCGTTCAACAGTCCAGTAATGCGTGTAATCCCGGAACTTCTGCAAACATTAATTTTGTTGCGAACCAGACTTACTATGTATTTGTTATGAATTCAGATGCAGTTACCGATATTCAAATTGATGCCAATGTTCTGGGTGTTCCAGATAATGCTTTGGGTGGATTTACTTATTATCCAAACCCAACAAATGGAATCTTGAACTTGAGCAGCAAGGAGATGATCGAAATGGTTTCTATCTATAACCTGTTGGGTCAAAGAGTTTTGGATAGCTCCTTAAATTCTACTTCAAGTGTGCTGGATATATCTGGCTTAAGCGTAGGTACCTACGTAATGAAAGTAGTAGTAAATGGGCAAACAGGAACCTATAAGTTGTTAAAGCAATAATAGGAAATGACCTTTAATTTTTAGTAACCGTCTCAAAAATTTGGGGCGGTTATTTTTTTTTAGGAATTTATTAGTTCTTAGCCAATAAAATCAAATAGCTATTTATTTCAGTAAACGTCCAAAAAAATGGAGGAGAGATTGACCATTTATAATCTCAAATGAAAATCTTCCGATTTTTCCAAATTCTTTGATGTTATTCTGGGAGTAGCTGATTTATTTTGCGATTCGGAAATGGGCTTTATGATATATCTGTTAAATAAAGATGAATTCAATGGATTGAAATTCTTTTTCCACCGTTGTTTTCTTTTGACAATCCCAAGGTAAGATACTTTATTTAACCTTTTTAAAATTCTTTTTTTTTGTAAGAACTATATAATCAAGAGATTCTGGGGGTGAATCTAAAATAGAAAGAATTTTTTTTTAAGATTAGAAGACGATTATCGAATTCTCAAATAATGTTAATAGGATTTTTCCTGTTTTTAGTTAATTAACATAAAAATTTGTAAATAGTGAATAGATTTACCATAAATTTAATGAATATTAACTTAACAAAGAATTGAGATGAAAAAAATTATTTTAATGGCTTTCTGTTCTCTTGGATTAATAGGGATTGTTGGTGCTCAAACATCTTTAACAGGGAATAGTTCAAATCTAGAGCCATCCGTAACAATTGAAAGTCTTTTAAATAGACTGGAACACATTGGCACAACTGCGGGAAGTGTGAGAGATTATTTCACACCGCAGGAACAGCGTATGCTAAATGTTCATTTTAATGGTATTGGCAGATTGGCCCCGAGGGTCATTACGCAAAGTCTTTCACAAACAATTACACCCGGTGAACAAATAGGATGCAATACGTTAACCCACTTTACAGATAATAAACTCTACCGAGCTTTTGATCTTCCGGGTGAATTCGGTATCACTGAGGGTTTTCAAGTTACAGCCGTGGAGTTTGCCATAGGAACTATTTCCACACCTACGGGATTTCCAATTACTGCCAACATTTATTCCAACGTTCCTGGCTCTTTTCCAGGCGGGACTCTCACGCTGAGAGGAACCGCAGTTTATACCGCCAGCAATGCAGACGAAGGAATGATAGTTTCACTTCCAATTTCGGCATTAATTCCGCCTGGCCAGGGTATGGTAATGGAGCTGGTCCTTGTGGATGATGGAACCGATACCAATCTGGTACGTTTTGGTTGTAACAGTGAGGGACAGACCGGACCAAGTTATTTATATTCTGAATCCTGTAATATATTTGAAATTACCACATTGCTTGATTTAGGCTATGAACAAGGTTATGTTTGGAATGTTCTAGGAGACGACGAACCTGTTTTTCCAGTTGATAATTCAAATGTTTTTGGAATTAATAATGCTAGCGCTACCTTAGTCACTTTTGCTCCAAGCGATCCGTCTATTTTAACCCCTTTAGGTGCTTCTCCGGCTCCCAACTTTGAGAATGCTGGGGCGATAGATCCAAGTGATCCATCAACTGCTTATGTTTTGGATAATGGGGGAGATTTTTATAGTGTTAATCTATCAAGTGGTGCTTATACTTCTCTGGGAAGTATAACTCCCCCAAATTCGGAAAATTGGTCCGGGGCGGAGTTTAGCCCAAATGGAACTTTGTATGCTATTTCTACAAGTGTTTCTAGTTCTACACTTTCAACTATTGATATTGCAGGGGTTTCTTCTACAGTTATTGGCAATACTGAAATTGAAGGAGCTATTTCCTTAATGATAGACGATGCAGGTCAAGGATATACGCACGATATTGCAAGCGATAATTTCTTTAAGGTGGATCTTTCCAATGGTAGTAGTACGCTTGTAGGACCTCTTGGATTTGATGCTAATTTTGGTCAAGGAGGAACTTACATTCAAGCAGATCCAGGATTTGTTTATATATCGGCATTTGATGCTGGCTCCTTCCAATCCCAATGGAGAAAAGTGGATGTTACCACCGGAGCATCAACAATTATAGGTCTGTTCAACGGTGGAAGTGATCAGGTAGCTTGGTCATCTGTGGTGCAGGATCTGGTTGGCATAGAAGATAATGTTTTGACAGGATTTTCATTTTATCCAAATCCCACTTCGGGCATAGTTTCATTGAAGTCCGTTAAAAATATTACTTCCGTTGCTCTGTATAATTTATTGGGCCAAAAATTAATGAGTTTTAAAGTAGATTCAACTACTTCTGAATTAGATATATCTCGCTTGAACGTAGGCAGCTATATTATGCAGGTCCTAATTGATGGTCAAACCGGAACCTATAAAATATTGAAAGATTAGATATAATTTATTAATATTTCTAAAAGCCATTCTTGTAGGAGAATGGCTTTTTTAATTTGTTAACTTTGCAAAATGAATAAATATTCCTTTGTTGTACCTGTTTACAACCGTCCCCAGGAAGTTAGGGAATTATTGGAGAGTATGGTGGTTTTGGATTTTACGGAACCATTCGAAGTAGTTATCGTTGAGGATGGGTCAACCGAAACTTCGGCAAATGTAGTCTCTCAGTTCTCAGATAAACTCAATATTTCCTATTATTATAAAAAGAATTCAGGTCCAGGAGATTCTCGTAATTATGGCATGGCTCGCGCAAAAGGAAACTATTTTGTTATTTTGGACTCCGACTGTATATTGCCATCTAATTATCTTTCGAGTGTGGACAAATTTTTGAGCGCACGATTTTTTCATTGCTTTGGTGGGCCGGATGCGGCGCATACTAGTTTTTCTCCACTGCAAAAGGCCATAAATTATGTTATGACTTCTTTATTGACAACTGGGGGAATACGGGGAAATAAAAAGGGAATTCAAAAATTTGAGCCACGGAGTTTTAATATGGGGATTTCAAAAGAAGCTTTTGAGGCCACTGGAGGTTTTGGTAAAATACATCCGGGAGAAGATCCTGATCTTTCCCAAAGGATTTTGCTGGCAGGTTATCAGACCGTTTTTATTCCCGATTCCTTTGTCTATCATAAAAGACGTATTTCTTGGAACAAATTTTATTTGCAGGTCAAGAAATTTGGAATGGTCCGGCCCATTTTAAATCAGTGGCATCCGTCATCTTCTAAAATAACGTTTTGGTTTCCAAGTCTATTTATATTTTTTGTGTTGTTATCGCTTATTTTGGGAATATACAATTGGGTTTTCCTGATTCCCTTAGGGGTTTATATTCTGGCCATTTTTGTAGATTCCAGTATTAATAATAGAAGCTTGTACATTGGTTTCCTTTCTATTCCTGCGGTGTTTATCCAATTTTTTGGTTATGGATTGGCGTTTATAAAATCGTTCTTCTTTGTCTCTGTATTGAACAAAGATCCTCAGAAACAATTCCCCTTTCTATTTTTTAAGTAATTTAGAGATTCAAAGAAAATGGTATGGCAAAAAACACTTCTAGGAAATATTCAAAAAGGAAAGTAAAACTTTTTCTATTCTTTCTGTTAGTGGCCAGTATATTTTGGGTACTTACCAAGTTCAGTAGAGAATTCACTGCTTCTATGGTCGCAAAAATCCACTATATAAATCTTCCGGATACGGCTGCCCTTGCACATAACAATCCTCAGGGTATAACCTACGATCTTACGGCAAATGGGTTCGAGATACTTTTCTATAAGTTTAAGAAGCCGGCCTTAGAGGTTGATGTTGCGAAGTATTATGAAGAGGATGAAAATGGATTCACAATTAGCAGGAATGAGTTGGGATCCCAACTAGGAGCCAAGTTTAATAAGTACATGGAAATAAAAAATCTTCCGGCAGACGGCATTAAAATAAAGCTCGATCCCATTGTGCTCAAAAAGGTTAAAGTAGAACCAAAATTTGAAATCGGTTTTAAGGATGGATTCAAACCCATAGATAGTATAAAGGTAAAACCAGATTCCATAACCATATCAGGACCTGAAGGCGTTTTAAAGAAAATCAGTGGAGTTCCTACGAATTTACTTTCTTTGAAGGATGTGGATAGATCCATTTCTGAGACAGTAGAAATTAATCCTCCTACCCAAGAAATAGTTAAGATAAACCCTTCCAAAGTTCTTATTGAATGGCCGGTAGCTGAATTTTCCCAAGGTAAATTTACTCTGCCTGTGGAGGTTATAAATTTGCCGCCAGGAGTTGAGTTAAAATTGGTCCCAGAGCGAGTAACGGTTACTTTTGATATTTCCGTAAATCAATTTTCGTCAGTTTCCCGTGAAAATTTTCGGGTTATATGCGATTATTCAAAACGAAATGATAAAGAGAATTTTATGCTTCCTATCCTGGCCAAAAAACCCGAAGGCGCTGTAAACATTGTTTTCGACCCAAAAAAAGTTGACTTTTTTGTTTTCAAATAGAAAAGGGATTCGCATAGTAAGTTTTAAATTTGGATAGGATATCTACATCCGTAATAAGAGATATGAAAATTATAGGACTTACTGGCGGAATTGGCAGTGGAAAGACCACTGTGGCAAATATGTTTGCAGAGCTTGGAATCCCCGTTTACAATTCGGATGTAGAAGCGAAGAAATTAACAAACTCCTCATCAGAAATTCGAAGCCAATTAATTTCTTTACTCGGCGATGACACTTATAAGAATGGCATGCTGGATCGTAAATACATGGCCGATAAAATATTTAACGACCATATACTTCTTGAAAAGGCAAATGCAATAATCCACCCAAGAGTTGCAGAGCATTTCGCAGAATGGGTCTCTCAACAGACTTCTCCTTACGTTATAAAAGAGGCAGCTATTCTTTTTGAAAGTGGTGCCGATAGCCAATGCGATCTTGTTATTTTGGTAACTGCCGCAAAGGCGGAGCGGTTAAAACGTGTAATGGATCGTGATGGTGTCTCTGAGCAAGAAGTAGAGGCCCGAATGAAAAATCAGTGGAGCGATTCAAAGAAAACTAAACTTGCCGATTTTATTATCGAAAATAATACACTTTCCCATACCCGAAAACAGGTGAAATCCGTCCATTCTTCCCTGATTTAAAGCCCATTAAATTGTTTTGTTAACATTTGGTTAAACGTACAATACGCTAAATGTTAAAATCTTATTTTTGGAATATGAACAAAAAGCTATTCGTATTGCTCATAGCGCTTATGAGCCTCTCATTATTGGGGATAGTATTTGTACAGGGATATTGGATCTCAAACGCTTACCAAACAAAGCAAGAACAGTTTACAATCAATGTTCGACAGGCCCTTGTTTCAGTTGCCAAAAAGATTCAAATGAAGGAGATTGAGGCCTATTATCAAGTGTATAGTGCGTATGTGGACAGTATCGAGATTCCGGACAATACAACGTTCACGGAATTGGCCTATAAAATTCAGAATAAGTCCACGAATGAAACCTATTTGTTCACCGATGGGATATTGGAACAAGATTATAAACTCTCCTCGGGCCTTTTTGATAATGATATGGACAGCATCCAATTTAAGAAGCTGACCAATAGAAAAACCAAAACAAAAATATCCCAAGGTCTCGATGGTAATAAAAAAACGGAGACCAGAATTGAATCGTTCTCACGTCTAAAGGATTATGAACGAAACCAATTTGAAAATTTCATCAGTGAGGTAGCAACCTTGTCGCCCATATATAAAAGGGTACGGGCAGATGAAATTAGAGATTTGCTAAATAAAGAGTTGAATGACCGTGGGCTGAAATCGGATTTTGAGTTTGCCGTTTACAGCAATAATTTAGAAACCAAAGTGCGTTCTAAAAAATTTAAACTTGAAGAGGGGAGCACTTATGTAGTACCGCTCTTTGTAAATGATCTTAGGAGCAATTATGATTTATACGTAGATTTTTCTGGAAAGAGAAAGTTGGTGCTCAGTAGCATTTTGGGAATGGCAATACTTTCGTTGATTTTTACGGCAGTTATTATTTTAGCTTATGCCAGCGCCATTTCACAAATTTATAAACAACGTCAGATATCACAGATAAAAACAGATTTTATCAATAATATGACCCACGAGTTTAAAACGCCGATTGCAACTATTAATTTGGCTTTAGACTCCTTAAAAAATCCTAAGGTTAAAGATAATCGAGAGTTTCTCGAGCGCTATTTAGGAATGATCCGGGATGAAAACCGAAGGATGCATGCGCAGGTTGAAAATGTGTTAAGAATATCAAAGCTTGAAAAGAATGAACTGAACCTTTCAAAAGAATCGGTTGATTTGCAGGAAATAACCCAAGAAGCCATTTCTCACGTAAGCTTAATAGTAGAGGATAGAGAGGGTTATATTAAAACTCATTTTGGAGCTATAAATAATACGATTTTAGGAAATAAGTCACACTTAACAAATGTGATTGTAAATATACTAGACAACGCAATTAAATATTCTACCGAGGAGCCTAAAATCGATATTTATACGGAGAATGTAAAAAACAGTATAATATTAAAAATACGGGATCAAGGTCCTGGAATGAGCAAGGCAGTGCTTAAAAGAATATTTGAAAAATTTTATCGCGAACACACCGGAGACATCCATAATGTAAAAGGCCATGGGCTTGGCCTCGCTTATGTCAAGAGCATTCTTGACGACCACGATGCAGAGATTTTTGTGGAGAGTGAA includes:
- a CDS encoding T9SS type A sorting domain-containing protein, with protein sequence MKKIILMAFCSLGLIGIVGAQTSLTGNSSNLEPSVTIESLLNRLEHIGTTAGSVRDYFTPQEQRMLNVHFNGIGRLAPRVITQSLSQTITPGEQIGCNTLTHFTDNKLYRAFDLPGEFGITEGFQVTAVEFAIGTISTPTGFPITANIYSNVPGSFPGGTLTLRGTAVYTASNADEGMIVSLPISALIPPGQGMVMELVLVDDGTDTNLVRFGCNSEGQTGPSYLYSESCNIFEITTLLDLGYEQGYVWNVLGDDEPVFPVDNSNVFGINNASATLVTFAPSDPSILTPLGASPAPNFENAGAIDPSDPSTAYVLDNGGDFYSVNLSSGAYTSLGSITPPNSENWSGAEFSPNGTLYAISTSVSSSTLSTIDIAGVSSTVIGNTEIEGAISLMIDDAGQGYTHDIASDNFFKVDLSNGSSTLVGPLGFDANFGQGGTYIQADPGFVYISAFDAGSFQSQWRKVDVTTGASTIIGLFNGGSDQVAWSSVVQDLVGIEDNVLTGFSFYPNPTSGIVSLKSVKNITSVALYNLLGQKLMSFKVDSTTSELDISRLNVGSYIMQVLIDGQTGTYKILKD
- a CDS encoding AMP-binding protein, with the translated sequence MIPLHHPKFKLNGKAFPSVDLLKEKAIQFITEGKEDERAVGQFIAEWLDNNDFIIVKTSGSTGVPKKIKLNKKHVYNSAAATVAYFNLKSSTRALLCLPSEYIAGKMMLVRAMIAGWDLYITSPDKNPLESVTQNFDFTAMVPYQLHHSLNELHKVQKIIVGGGAISRELENELQNVDTTMFATYGMTETISHIAVRGLNGKQASTIFQALPGVKFTQNEERCLQIHAPAISEEIVITNDVVDLVSTTSFKLLGRNDNVINSGGVKIHPEIVEQKLSYCLNKPFFISSEKDPLLGERVVLVIESKEPISIETFSEIFEKLDLYEKPKKILISPQFIYTETGKIRRQIVLKNLIGSKD
- the coaE gene encoding dephospho-CoA kinase (Dephospho-CoA kinase (CoaE) performs the final step in coenzyme A biosynthesis.); the encoded protein is MKIIGLTGGIGSGKTTVANMFAELGIPVYNSDVEAKKLTNSSSEIRSQLISLLGDDTYKNGMLDRKYMADKIFNDHILLEKANAIIHPRVAEHFAEWVSQQTSPYVIKEAAILFESGADSQCDLVILVTAAKAERLKRVMDRDGVSEQEVEARMKNQWSDSKKTKLADFIIENNTLSHTRKQVKSVHSSLI
- a CDS encoding glycosyltransferase family 2 protein, giving the protein MNKYSFVVPVYNRPQEVRELLESMVVLDFTEPFEVVIVEDGSTETSANVVSQFSDKLNISYYYKKNSGPGDSRNYGMARAKGNYFVILDSDCILPSNYLSSVDKFLSARFFHCFGGPDAAHTSFSPLQKAINYVMTSLLTTGGIRGNKKGIQKFEPRSFNMGISKEAFEATGGFGKIHPGEDPDLSQRILLAGYQTVFIPDSFVYHKRRISWNKFYLQVKKFGMVRPILNQWHPSSSKITFWFPSLFIFFVLLSLILGIYNWVFLIPLGVYILAIFVDSSINNRSLYIGFLSIPAVFIQFFGYGLAFIKSFFFVSVLNKDPQKQFPFLFFK
- a CDS encoding CdaR family protein, whose product is MAKNTSRKYSKRKVKLFLFFLLVASIFWVLTKFSREFTASMVAKIHYINLPDTAALAHNNPQGITYDLTANGFEILFYKFKKPALEVDVAKYYEEDENGFTISRNELGSQLGAKFNKYMEIKNLPADGIKIKLDPIVLKKVKVEPKFEIGFKDGFKPIDSIKVKPDSITISGPEGVLKKISGVPTNLLSLKDVDRSISETVEINPPTQEIVKINPSKVLIEWPVAEFSQGKFTLPVEVINLPPGVELKLVPERVTVTFDISVNQFSSVSRENFRVICDYSKRNDKENFMLPILAKKPEGAVNIVFDPKKVDFFVFK
- a CDS encoding sensor histidine kinase; this translates as MNKKLFVLLIALMSLSLLGIVFVQGYWISNAYQTKQEQFTINVRQALVSVAKKIQMKEIEAYYQVYSAYVDSIEIPDNTTFTELAYKIQNKSTNETYLFTDGILEQDYKLSSGLFDNDMDSIQFKKLTNRKTKTKISQGLDGNKKTETRIESFSRLKDYERNQFENFISEVATLSPIYKRVRADEIRDLLNKELNDRGLKSDFEFAVYSNNLETKVRSKKFKLEEGSTYVVPLFVNDLRSNYDLYVDFSGKRKLVLSSILGMAILSLIFTAVIILAYASAISQIYKQRQISQIKTDFINNMTHEFKTPIATINLALDSLKNPKVKDNREFLERYLGMIRDENRRMHAQVENVLRISKLEKNELNLSKESVDLQEITQEAISHVSLIVEDREGYIKTHFGAINNTILGNKSHLTNVIVNILDNAIKYSTEEPKIDIYTENVKNSIILKIRDQGPGMSKAVLKRIFEKFYREHTGDIHNVKGHGLGLAYVKSILDDHDAEIFVESEKYKGSTFILKLHLIS
- a CDS encoding GEVED domain-containing protein translates to MKRITILSIIVGLFSLTMNAQFIQSNAPDSRARTTDVQNPNQEGSIQELLSRYQSLGKQSGSISQFFTKDEQKALRSYFNSQKGTTPAMGIRDAGNGNSQRSAQLPAAYYNSGQSATMEVVEGRTVTSQFDAQSIIPFTGVSFAPRGSLVPELLYDNGPHFNIAGPPKVSRLEDLSLGMGTFGSACNSGGPFTIADDFVLSADAEITTMDFYAYQTNSAPPTVNAVYIKIWNGDPSNGGSVVWGDMTTNRHAGTVSSNVYRQLESAPGNTSREIQLVTANTPGLSLDAGTYWVEFMFGGTGSSGPWAPPIVILGSSTTGNAIQSNAGVWSPLVDVGPQGMPFQIYGTPAGGGATFPEPYCGPITYSSDVEPITLVEVAGISNRTSGDINGTPAHEDFTSIIGNMEEGESYTIALEGNTNGGFTCSFTVFIDWNQDGILDNDTERYEIGTINGSTGNDGQQATGTIVVPAGVAEGPTRMRVMKRFGSTYVPDSCTGGSGWGQSEDYTIDVTANGGDPGGTACSQNNPANGFENGFTTSKNQSQLMATDINVPADTDFTMNKITVEIWSNPGTTVTSADITFYDNAGGTPGATRGTQLAVAPTSSTVVGSNFGFDISEVVFNITPEMLPGEAGSTKVYWVSLYLDMPSGSGYLGGTSNIVGLQNAYSADAGVTWNTNGGWDSVYVFEGICETEGGTTPGPLTTVYGIDNATQDLIGFGTSDPQNAEIFGTSPITVNFENAGAIDPANPTTGYVLDNGGQFFSFDVTSGFYTALGSIAGDWVGMEFDQNTGILYAIKSESLYTIDPVALTATLVGSFGLPSNALSISLAIDGAGVGYIHDLGDDLLYSVNLATGAATAIGSTGFDANFGQGMCYDPTTDTVYMSAFNSTTFMAEWRSVNTTTGMTTLIAPMTTVNDTSPQVAWSSVGETLDPPTCPKPTFLTVTDITETSATLNWVAEPNASNGYIWYVFGQGANPMTDTPVATGTTPAGTTTATATGLENASSYDFYVVADCGASDGLSAYAGPVTFSTLITPPACGGKFYDTGGPDGNYGNNENVTTVIMPDNPGDFVTVTFLSFNVEANWDALYVYDGPDANSPMIASGNPATNSGFPAGGYYGTTIPGPFSSTHESGALTFVFRSESSFTYSGWEADVTCAMYPPPNDKIVNSIDVGAIGFPYTDPAVRMPAATPENGSPEDCDLTGAYGVWYHFTTTGDGSANANIVTPAGASNVTFYTAPGPGAIETDLVRVQQSSNACNPGTSANINFVANQTYYVFVMNSDAVTDIQIDANVLGVPDNALGGFTYYPNPTNGILNLSSKEMIEMVSIYNLLGQRVLDSSLNSTSSVLDISGLSVGTYVMKVVVNGQTGTYKLLKQ